A region from the Mucilaginibacter sp. CSA2-8R genome encodes:
- a CDS encoding helix-turn-helix domain-containing protein, whose protein sequence is MKRVTILVPYEAVPSAIVDPRYMFTAVNMFLSKTGQPPAFEVQLAGLSAQVPLNGGSFIVNTDILIDDLPETDLVIIPALSGDMQSMIALNEAFKPWIIKQYHQGAEVASLCLGAFLLASTGLLDGKACSTHWLSANEFRSMFQAVSMTEGSIITEIDGLYSSGGASSYWNLLLHLIEKYAGRELSIMAAKFFAIEIDRQSQSAFVMFNGQKRHEDHPIKLAQEYIEQHYRDKLNIDDLADRFAIGRRHFERRFKKATSNTPAAYIQRVKVEAAKKQLENSSKNVNEVMYEVGYTDQKAFRNIFKKLTGLSPVDYKMKYNRTAAA, encoded by the coding sequence ATGAAACGCGTCACCATTTTAGTACCTTACGAAGCGGTTCCGTCGGCCATCGTCGACCCACGCTACATGTTTACTGCCGTTAACATGTTTTTAAGTAAAACAGGGCAGCCGCCTGCTTTTGAGGTACAGTTAGCTGGCTTATCGGCACAAGTACCATTAAATGGCGGCAGTTTTATAGTAAACACCGACATCCTGATTGACGACCTGCCGGAAACTGATTTGGTAATCATTCCTGCCTTATCTGGCGATATGCAAAGCATGATTGCGCTGAACGAAGCGTTTAAGCCTTGGATAATTAAACAATATCATCAAGGTGCCGAGGTGGCATCCCTTTGTTTAGGCGCTTTTTTGCTGGCTTCTACCGGATTACTGGATGGTAAAGCATGTTCTACACATTGGTTATCGGCCAATGAGTTTAGGTCCATGTTCCAGGCCGTAAGCATGACCGAGGGAAGCATTATCACCGAAATTGACGGGCTATATTCCAGCGGCGGCGCCAGTTCGTATTGGAACTTACTGTTGCACTTAATCGAAAAATATGCCGGTCGCGAGCTTTCTATCATGGCAGCTAAATTTTTTGCCATTGAAATTGATCGCCAAAGCCAGTCAGCCTTTGTAATGTTTAATGGTCAAAAACGGCACGAAGATCATCCTATCAAACTTGCACAAGAATATATTGAGCAACATTACCGCGACAAACTAAATATTGATGACCTGGCCGATCGTTTTGCCATCGGCCGTCGCCATTTCGAGCGGCGCTTTAAAAAAGCAACCAGTAATACCCCTGCTGCTTATATACAAAGGGTAAAGGTAGAGGCAGCAAAAAAGCAGTTAGAAAATTCGTCAAAAAATGTGAACGAGGTGATGTACGAAGTGGGCTATACTGACCAGAAGGCATTTCGAAATATTTTTAAAAAGCTTACTGGCTTGTCGCCGGTAGATTATAAAATGAAATATAACCGCACGGCGGCTGCGTAA
- a CDS encoding DoxX family protein: MEAALSAINKPATSKTALWAGRIISGLCVLFLLFDAVCKIIKEQHAISGSAALGIPVNAIPGIGFTLLICTLLYALPRTAVWGAILLTGYLGGAMAIMMRAGQPVYFALVFGLLVWLGLYLVNNQVRGFLK; the protein is encoded by the coding sequence ATGGAAGCAGCATTATCAGCAATTAACAAACCCGCCACCTCTAAAACAGCACTTTGGGCGGGCCGTATCATTAGCGGTTTGTGTGTACTGTTCTTATTGTTTGATGCTGTGTGCAAAATCATCAAAGAGCAGCATGCTATCAGCGGGTCTGCGGCATTAGGGATACCGGTAAATGCCATTCCGGGCATTGGCTTCACCTTATTAATTTGCACGCTGCTTTACGCTCTACCACGCACCGCTGTTTGGGGCGCCATATTGCTCACTGGTTATTTAGGCGGCGCTATGGCTATCATGATGCGTGCCGGGCAGCCGGTTTATTTTGCTTTAGTTTTTGGGTTGCTGGTTTGGTTGGGTCTTTATCTGGTCAACAACCAAGTGCGTGGTTTTTTAAAATAG
- a CDS encoding glyoxalase yields the protein MKHQTQSIRPFIGSRNFEQSRYFYRDLGCEEVVLSPNMSLLRMDSVAFYLQDAYMKDWIDNTMVFIEVDDVSRYFNELSALDLPGKYPGTKLMPIRTEPWGRECFLIDPSGILWHFGEFFNH from the coding sequence ATGAAACATCAAACACAATCAATACGGCCATTCATCGGTTCAAGAAACTTTGAGCAGTCCAGATATTTTTACCGCGATTTAGGTTGCGAGGAAGTGGTGTTGTCGCCTAACATGTCTTTATTAAGAATGGACAGCGTGGCCTTTTACCTACAGGATGCTTATATGAAAGACTGGATAGACAACACAATGGTATTTATAGAAGTGGACGATGTAAGCCGCTATTTCAACGAGTTATCAGCACTGGATTTACCCGGCAAATATCCTGGTACCAAGCTAATGCCTATCCGCACCGAACCTTGGGGACGCGAATGTTTCCTGATCGACCCATCCGGTATCTTATGGCACTTCGGCGAGTTTTTCAATCATTAA
- a CDS encoding VOC family protein, translating to MAKIVAYLHFKDNCREAMTFYQHCLGGEVEIMIVKESPMAGQMPPHMQDLVLHSSLNNGELSLLGSEMPDSSATTVAQPVALMLVCNTRQEAVEKFEKLAEGGNVTHPIHDFFAGTMGNLVDKFGFCWGVYSEETSAAVDAK from the coding sequence ATGGCCAAAATAGTAGCTTACTTGCATTTTAAAGACAACTGCCGTGAGGCAATGACTTTTTATCAGCACTGCCTGGGCGGCGAGGTAGAAATCATGATTGTTAAAGAATCGCCCATGGCCGGACAAATGCCGCCTCATATGCAAGACCTGGTGCTGCACTCCAGCCTCAATAACGGCGAATTAAGTTTATTGGGATCGGAAATGCCGGACTCATCAGCTACTACAGTCGCTCAACCAGTTGCGCTAATGTTAGTATGTAATACTCGCCAAGAGGCAGTTGAAAAGTTTGAAAAGCTGGCCGAAGGCGGAAATGTCACGCATCCGATACACGACTTTTTTGCAGGTACTATGGGTAATCTGGTGGACAAATTCGGCTTTTGCTGGGGCGTGTATAGCGAGGAAACTTCTGCTGCAGTGGACGCTAAATAA
- a CDS encoding beta-1,6-N-acetylglucosaminyltransferase, whose product MKNHAFLIQAHAYPNQLFDIVNLLKADNHFFFINIDAKNSRAFTKQDLQQLKRIKNVHLSDKNIIVNHGGFSQIECTISLLKQAFNHPVNIDYFHSLSGQDYPCMNNSNFDGLFENNNNSYMHFDSPGEITEWQKDKYPWRINNYHLIDELYIPYLNVSYPSILTRLALKVNDKLKLKRSEIPNLIGGWSWFSWHRKVTEYVLNYLSDNPSYLKRFKLTCCGDEIIFHTLLNDVAEELGIEKYNSLRYIEWHPKRESPTFPLVLDEREYDDITKSGAVFCRKLHPEKSEGLIERLKERINRNFIFSH is encoded by the coding sequence ATGAAAAACCATGCATTTTTGATCCAGGCTCATGCATATCCTAATCAGCTTTTTGATATTGTTAATTTATTAAAGGCTGATAATCATTTCTTCTTCATCAACATCGACGCTAAAAACAGCCGGGCTTTTACCAAACAAGATTTGCAGCAACTAAAACGCATCAAGAATGTGCACCTGTCAGACAAAAATATTATCGTCAATCACGGAGGCTTCAGTCAGATAGAATGTACAATTTCATTATTAAAGCAGGCATTTAATCATCCTGTCAATATTGATTATTTTCACTCATTATCTGGCCAAGACTACCCTTGCATGAACAACAGTAATTTTGATGGTCTATTTGAGAATAACAATAACAGCTATATGCACTTTGATTCGCCTGGAGAAATAACTGAATGGCAGAAAGACAAGTATCCATGGCGAATTAACAATTACCATCTGATAGACGAATTATATATACCCTATTTAAATGTTAGCTATCCCTCAATTTTAACGCGATTGGCTTTGAAAGTAAACGACAAATTAAAGTTAAAAAGAAGTGAAATACCGAATTTGATAGGTGGGTGGAGTTGGTTTAGTTGGCACAGAAAAGTAACAGAATACGTATTAAATTATCTGTCGGATAATCCAAGCTACCTGAAAAGGTTTAAGCTGACCTGTTGTGGGGATGAAATCATATTCCATACCTTATTAAACGATGTTGCTGAGGAATTAGGTATCGAAAAATACAATTCATTAAGATATATTGAATGGCATCCCAAGAGGGAAAGCCCAACATTTCCGTTAGTATTAGATGAACGGGAATATGATGATATAACAAAAAGCGGAGCTGTATTTTGCAGAAAATTACACCCTGAAAAATCGGAAGGTTTAATAGAAAGATTAAAGGAGCGCATAAATCGAAATTTTATTTTCAGTCATTAA
- a CDS encoding endonuclease V, producing MILAFDTYYFGDQAKTVCLAFETWAATEAAMVYSETLVGIANYVPGQFYKRELPCILSLLQQIDITNVKAIVVDGYVYLNDEHAPGLGRHLYDAVQRKIPIIGVAKSNFATLNKSKLLLLRGSSINPLYITSVGIDLQTAGQYIAAMTGLYRIPTLLKALDRETKTV from the coding sequence TTGATACTCGCTTTTGACACTTACTATTTTGGTGACCAGGCAAAAACTGTATGCCTCGCATTCGAAACATGGGCTGCCACCGAAGCTGCAATGGTTTATAGCGAAACACTGGTTGGTATAGCCAACTATGTGCCCGGTCAGTTTTATAAACGTGAGCTTCCCTGCATTCTAAGCTTGCTTCAACAAATTGATATTACCAATGTTAAGGCCATTGTGGTTGACGGATATGTATACTTGAACGACGAACATGCACCTGGTTTGGGCCGCCATCTGTATGATGCAGTGCAGCGTAAAATACCAATAATTGGTGTAGCAAAATCTAACTTTGCTACCTTAAACAAATCTAAACTCCTGCTACTAAGAGGTAGCAGCATAAACCCGCTGTACATCACTTCTGTGGGCATCGATCTGCAAACTGCAGGACAATATATTGCGGCGATGACTGGCCTTTACCGCATTCCAACATTGTTGAAAGCTTTGGATAGGGAAACGAAAACCGTATAA
- a CDS encoding GAF domain-containing protein translates to MPFKEQERLRAVNRFLQLELSKEKELQEIVTLAANVCGKPSALISLIDQDKQLIKFKHAFDFDIPVKQDGLCHHLVDNGKAVVISDVLDSQCLADETFMGRQTGIRFFAASPLITTDGHHLGSLCVLDQQPGILTDLQQQLLHSLARQIIQLLEFDVSLQIIKEQHDEARRVETELRAFFESSIDYHLLLGLNFEILAFNKAWSSYIQASLNLSLIKGASMSLYLHPDNIGMFYKDYQKALKGTAVFVKRRIKHTVPFVWHMIKFEPSFNTEGEIIGVAINSTDITRKVQQEEMVAAQEQSLREIALIQSHELRRPVASILGLMTLLKMDGHAENILELQLMERAVAELDEKIKLIVNHAAGDAMGEHPVV, encoded by the coding sequence ATGCCTTTTAAAGAACAAGAGCGACTGCGAGCGGTTAACCGTTTTTTACAGCTGGAGCTTAGCAAAGAAAAAGAATTGCAGGAGATAGTAACTCTTGCTGCCAACGTATGTGGCAAACCATCAGCACTTATTTCACTTATTGACCAGGATAAGCAACTCATTAAATTTAAGCACGCATTTGATTTTGATATACCGGTAAAACAGGATGGCCTTTGCCATCATTTAGTTGACAATGGTAAGGCTGTAGTGATAAGCGACGTTTTAGATAGCCAATGTTTGGCTGATGAAACATTTATGGGCAGACAAACCGGCATACGTTTCTTTGCCGCCTCGCCTTTAATAACCACCGATGGTCATCATTTGGGCAGCTTATGCGTGTTAGACCAGCAGCCAGGTATACTGACCGATCTGCAACAACAACTGTTGCACTCGTTGGCCCGGCAGATTATACAGTTACTGGAATTTGATGTGAGCCTGCAAATTATTAAAGAGCAGCATGACGAGGCCCGTCGGGTAGAAACAGAATTGCGTGCCTTTTTTGAAAGTTCTATCGATTATCATTTATTGCTTGGGCTTAATTTTGAAATATTAGCCTTTAACAAAGCCTGGAGCAGCTACATACAGGCCTCATTAAATTTAAGTTTAATTAAAGGCGCTTCAATGTCATTGTATTTGCATCCTGACAACATAGGTATGTTTTACAAAGATTATCAGAAAGCACTGAAAGGAACAGCCGTTTTTGTAAAGCGGAGAATTAAGCATACAGTTCCTTTTGTTTGGCACATGATTAAATTTGAACCTTCATTTAATACAGAAGGTGAAATTATTGGCGTTGCGATTAATTCTACCGACATAACGCGCAAGGTGCAGCAGGAAGAAATGGTAGCGGCTCAAGAACAATCTCTGCGCGAAATAGCCCTGATCCAATCACACGAACTGCGCAGGCCGGTAGCCTCTATACTTGGGCTGATGACTCTTTTAAAAATGGACGGCCACGCCGAAAATATCCTCGAACTGCAATTAATGGAACGAGCGGTGGCTGAACTTGACGAAAAAATTAAGCTGATAGTGAACCATGCAGCCGGGGATGCCATGGGGGAGCACCCAGTGGTTTGA